One genomic segment of Helianthus annuus cultivar XRQ/B chromosome 14, HanXRQr2.0-SUNRISE, whole genome shotgun sequence includes these proteins:
- the LOC118486598 gene encoding uncharacterized protein LOC118486598, with translation MDAGGAEVPSTPPVKVVPESTVQKEGTAENAAAQIFDTVDSSNNLISPNEGDDLSLRFTATGKQHSDAEPQKTGDEARQHDAGPQKSAVDKGTSSSADGAGYDGPPIQPGESELEYYYRTYSQDRGTLYHRPPWTVLQGDDIANDPAACREILGGLGTPFEVERARAAPRELRINQLSTMLVGTSIVANAILEDYKVLGRREEDAARMRAEAEKLVQAARAGAEQLEKDKAAFEKQKQTSEWAAAAQLKQVRSLAKLLADERKRWEEISSNERKKWNESWAKQNNLLFHTRQELANAKAANVALGNEKAAAEAASAKALQAKDEALKALLLRPRMPWCDEVEIKKGKNICRVGNEIEVFKAL, from the exons ATGGATGCGGGTGGAGCGGAGGTGCCATCGACACCTCCCGTCAAGGTGGTACCTGAGTCAACCGTGCAgaaggagggtaccgcagagaatgcTGCGGCCCAGATATTTGATACTGTCGACTCGTCCAACAacctgatctctcccaatgagggagacGATTTGAGTTTGCGGTTCACTGCTACCGGGAAGCAACATTCTGATGCTGAACCGCAAAAAACTGGCGATGAagcgcggcagcatgatgctgggCCGCAGAAGTCTGCGGTTGATAAGGGTACCAGTTCGTCGGCCGATGGTGCGGGGtatgacgggcctccaattcagcctggggagtctgaattggagtattactaccgcacctacTCCCAGGATCGCGGTACGCTGTAccatcgacccccctggactgtattgcagggggatgatattgctAACGACCCTGCGGCCTGCAGGGAGATCCTGGGTGGTCTTGGGACCCCCTTTGAAGTTGAGCGGGCTCGTGCCGCACCGCGggagctgcgtataaaccagctctcgaccatgttggtagggacttccattgtggctaatgccattttggaagattataaggtgctgggccgccgcgaggaagaTGCTGCTCGCATGCGGGCAGAAGCGGAAAAACTGGTCCAGGCTgcccgtgcgggtgcggagcagctcgagaaGGATAAAGCTGcgtttgagaagcagaagcagacttcGGAATGGGCTGCCGCTGCCCAGCTAAAACAGGTGCGTTCCCTTGCTAAACTCCTTGCTGATGAGCGTAAGCGTTGGGAGGAAATTTCATCCaacgagcgcaagaagtggaacgaatcttgggctaagcagaacaaTCTTCTGTTTCATACTCGGCAGGAGCTAGCAAACGCCAAGGCGGCAAATGTTGCCTTGGGCAATGAAAAAGCTGCGGCTGAGGCCGCATCAGCTAAAGCGCTGCAGGCAAAGGATGAGGCCCTGAAGGCGCTGCtactgaggccaaggatgccttggt GTGATGAGGTGGAAATTAAGAAGGGTAAGAATATTTGTAGGGTTGGAAATGAAATTGAGGTTTTTAAGGCTTTGTAA